From Cannabis sativa cultivar Pink pepper isolate KNU-18-1 chromosome 8, ASM2916894v1, whole genome shotgun sequence, a single genomic window includes:
- the LOC115699460 gene encoding 2-Cys peroxiredoxin BAS1, chloroplastic, translating into MACSAASTALFSLNPKSYSSSSLASPSLSIPKSFVGLRKPFQSAVPKSSSLSRSSSSHARKSFVVRASSELPLVGNVAPDFEAEAVFDQEFVKVKLSDYIGKKYVILFFYPLDFTFVCPTEITAFSDRHAEFEAINTEILGVSVDSVFSHLAWVQTDRKSGGLGDLNYPLVSDVTKSISKSYGVLIPDQGVALRGLFIIDKEGVIQHSTINNLAIGRSVDETKRTLQALQYVQENPDEVCPAGWKPGEKSMKPDPKGSKEYFSAI; encoded by the exons ATGGCTTGTTCTGCAGCTTCCACTGCTCTCTTCTCCTTAAACCCTAAATCTTACTCCTCTTCCTCCCTTGCTTCCCCATCTCTTTCCATTCCCAAATCCTTCGTTGGTCTCCGCAAACCCTTTCAATCGGCGGTCCCAAAGTCATCTTCTCTCTCTCGCTCCTCCTCCTCTCATGCCAGAAAGAGCTTCGTTGTTAGGGCTTCT AGCGAACTACCACTAGTGGGAAATGTGGCTCCAGATTTTGAAGCCGAGGCTGTTTTCGACCAGGAATTCGTCAAG GTTAAACTCTCTGATTATATTGGGAAGAAATATGTTATTCTCTTCTTCTATCCTCTGGACTTCACATTCGTTTGTCCTACAG AGATTACTGCTTTCAGTGACCGCCATGCAGAGTTTGAGGCTATAAACACAGAAATTTTGGGTGTTTCTGTGGACAGTGTG TTTTCACATCTTGCTTGGGTACAAACAGACAGAAAGTCAGGCGGTCTTGGTGATTTGAACTATCCACTTGTCTCTGATGTTACCAAATCTATTTCAAAATCGTATGGTGTGTTGATTCCTGATCAG GGTGTTGCATTGAGAGGACTCTTCATTATTGACAAGGAAGGCGTAATTCAACACTCTACAATTAACAATCTTGCCATTGGCCGCAGTGTTGATGAGACAAAGAGAACGTTGCAG GCCTTGCAGTATGTGCAGGAGAATCCAGATGAGGTTTGCCCTGCTGGATGGAAGCCTGGGGAGAAGTCCATGAAGCCAGACCCCAAGGGCAGCAAAGAGTACTTCTCAGCCATATAA